CAAATTCGATCTTTGATTTCCTCTTGAGCACACCAGTTTGCCATCCGGTCTATTTCGGAAAATACATTTTTGTCTTATCCAGCTTGTAGGACCACGGCAGATTGGTGTTCTTCCAGCCGTTGACCGTACGGCGGTTGGCGGATGGGCCTTCTTTGCCCATGTCGCCTTCAAATCCTTCGGCAATGCTGTAAACCGACGAGAAGCCGCTCATGGCCAACAAGTCAGATGCTTTGGCACTCCGATCACCGGAACGGCAGATCAGAATGATGCGCGATTGTTTGTTGAGTCCTTTATCTGTCAGACGACGTTCAACCTCTTTGGGAAAATCGACATTCGGTTCGAGCACATAAATATTCCGCTTGTCATCCCATTCACCCATGATTTCCTGATGCTCGACGTAAGGAACCAAGGCATCAACGGCGCTCGGCATACCAACATACATGGCTTCTGCACGCGTGCGTATATCCAGAAAAAGCGTGTTTTTTCCTTCCTTCTGAACCATTTCATAGGCTTGCTGCGGTGTCAGGTAAAGCCCCTGTCGGGATTGTTTGACGGTCGGCAGATTGGCCCAGTCGCTTGCGCCCTGCTTCCATTCCTGGGCGTGGGAAACCGTGGCCAGACAAGCCAGCGAAAGAATACAAAGCGTACGTTTCATGAATGTCCCTGAAGATTAAAAGGCTGAGGCGACATGCTAAACAGATGCCACCAGCAGCCGGTTGACTCAGATCAATCGCCCCATCAGACCATTCCCGGATTGTTCACGACGCCTTTAAGTGACGGTAGATTCAAGTGCACTGGCTTGACGGTCTTGATGTCACGAAGATAGGTCGCCACCACATCCCAGATTGGTTCACCAGAATTTTTGGCCTCTTCCGAGACAGGTGCCCAGCCGGCAACTTTATAGATTTTGGCCGGATCTACCGGTTGACCGCGCAACATCATGTTCTGGATTCTGCTGCCCATTTTCCCGGTTGGATCACAGGTATATTGCAGGCCGCCCACGCGAACCATGTCACCGCCCTGCTGGTAATAAGGATCGGGGTTGAACAAGTTGTCGCAAACATCTTCAAGCACGGTCTTGATCATCGCCCCGCTCATGTTGGTGACGGTTGTCCACGGGTAGGTAATTGCCGTCTGGTCCAGGACATGCTCCATCAGGATCGGTTGTCCCGGCAATAATGAGGTTCCCCAGCGAAAACCGGGAGAGAAGGCAATTTCAGCATCTTTTACCTTCATCAGCGCATCAAGAATCAGCTGGTCGAAAGTGCCGTTGAAATTCCCCCGGCGATACAAAGTGCCTTCGGTAATCGCCAGTTTCTCACCCAGTTTAGAAAGATAAGGCGCCCTCGCCTTGTCGATCAGCGCCTGCATTTCCTTGTCCGCTGGCAGCAGATTGGCGAAGACGGGCAGCAATTTGTAACGGAAATCAGCAATTTTTCCGTTTTTGACATCGAAATCGAGCACACCAAGGTACTTCCCATTGGAGCCGGCATTGGTCACCAGCGTCTGGCCGCCGGGGTTCTTCACGACGACTGGCGCCGGCATGCCATCATGGGTGTGGCCGCCCATGATGGCGTCGATGCCGCGCACGCGCGAAGCCATCTTCAAATCGACGTCCATGCCGTTATGCGATAACACGACAACAACCTGGGCTCCGGCAGCACGAGCGGCATCAACCGTTTTCTGCATGTTATCTTCCTGGATGCCGAAGCTCCAATTGGGCGTCTGCCAGCGCGGATTGGCGATCGGTGTATAGGGAAAAGCCTGGCCGATGATTGCCACCGGCACGCCGTTCATGTTCTTCATCACGAATGGCTTGAAAACCGGATCTCCAAAATCAGTCGTTTTGACGTTCTGGGCAACGATATCAATTTGACCGGCGAAATCCTTTTCCTCGATTTCCTTGACCCGCTCCTCGCCATAGGTCGATTCCCAGTGCAGGGTCATCACGTTGACGCCCAACGCCTTGCAGGCATCGACCATGTCCTGGGCATTCGACCACAGGGCGGTGCCGGAACCTTGCCAGGTGTCACCACCATCAAGCAGCAGCGACCCAGGCCGGGTTGCCTTCATGCGCTTGACCAAGGTGGCGAGATGCGCAAAGCCGCCGACCTTGCCATAGGTCTGGGCGGCTTTTTCGAAATTCAGATAAGTGTAGGCATGCGCCTCGATGCTGTTCGGTTTAAAGCCGAAGTGCTTGAGCAAATGGTCCCCAACCAGATGCGGCACTTTGCCGAACTGATCGCCAAAGCCGAGATTGACGTTCGGCTCACGGAAATAGATCGGCAATAGCTGGGCGTGGCAGTCGGTAATGTGCAGCAGGCTGACGTTGCCAAATTTGGGCAGGTCGTACAACTTGGCCGCGCCCTTCTCGGCCAGGGCGAAATCACTGTGCAGGCTCATGCCACCGGCCGCAGCGACGGCCATGACCTGCAGGAACTCCCGACGATTCATGCTCATTTTCTTATCCTTGAAAAACGCCCGGCCGAAGTACCGGCCAGGCTAACGACACAAGTCTCAGTCTTTATTGACCGGCGATTCCGGATCAACCAGGAAAGCCACGAGGTGAGTGATCTGCTCCGGTGTCAGCCAGCTGTGCAGGCCGAAACGGGGCATGTTGGTACAAGCCGTGAACGAGTTCGAGTTGTATATTTTGTCGTAGGCGTATTTGACGATTTCGTCGGAGGTGCCGCGCAGTTTGCTGAAATGGTGCAGGCTCGGGCCTATCGTCCCGTAGGCCACTTCTTTCTTGGCCAACGCATGGCAAGCGTAGCAATTCCCGCCTCGCACACGGTCAGCAGGATCAGGCTGGATAAAACCAATGTGCCCGCCGGTACCGACGGCTGCCAGCTTTTCGCCCTCTTTCCAGTCGCCAATCAACTTGCCATCGACCGGGTAGCGAATTGTGGCTTTGTTGAGTTTCTCAAGCTTCTCGCCGATTTTTCGAGGCGGATTATCGCGATACTCACCACAGGTTTTCATCGTTTCATCCTGCACCAGGCGCGTCATCCAGTATTTTGGATTGTCGGCCCGGAACGAACCCAGGAACATCCGCTCAGCCTCCCCGGCATGCTTGCCCCCAGGAGCATCCGCTGGACTGCCAGCAAAAACGGGGGTGACTGCTGCGGTCAACAAGGAAAAAATGGCAATTTTCAATTTCATGGTCATCTCCCTTTTCAACGCTTGATGCCCGGCGTTTCCATGACCGTGCCAGTCGCCGTTTTTTGCAGATAGGTTTCCAGGGCGATGACCGAATCAGCCAGATAATTGGGCTCCGGCCAGCGAGCCTGACGCATGCAGTCGATCAGCCGACGCTGCATGGTCCACACCGCCCCCTGGGAGACGCGATAGGATGGCCATGTCTTCATTGCCGTGCCGGCGCCTTCCTGGGTGGTCAGGTTGCCGAGTTCCTGCAATCGAATACGCTTGCCTTCCTGACCATGGCAGATTGCGCAGGAAAAATCCTGCGGCCCGGCGCGACGGTAAAAAATATACTCGCCCATCTTGGCCATCTTTGCTTCAGCGGGATGCATGGCAGGGGCATTGATCGGCTTGCCATTCGATTTTGCCCCGATGAAAGTCACTAGCGCCTCGATATCCGACTCAGTCCCCGGCTTTGAATACCAGTTTCTTGTCACCTCCTCCTGCTTGAATCCTTGCAAGGTGACCATGCAATGCACCAGACGGGATTCGACGTCCATCACCTTGTTGGTATCCTTGAAATACTTGGGCAACTGGGCATAAGCACCATCCAGCTTGCCTGGACCAAGGCCCATGTCGCATTGTTCGAGCGAAGCATTCCTTGGCCCGCGCTTTTCGGACCACAAGCCCTCGCCTTTCACTTCGAGCAAATCAGCCGGATTGCCATCGGCCAGCGCTTCACGATATTTGGCCAGTTCATCGGCAACTCTGTCCTGGGCCATCAGCGGCCCCGAAAAACAGGCAGAAAGTGCCACTCCAACCGAATAAGCAAGTAATCGACGGATCATTTTCACTCCTCCGTGGGGATAAAACGGGCAGCTACGGTCTACGCCGTTTAGCTGCCATTTTTGCTGCAATCAGTTGATCGCTGCCTCATCTGTCCGGCTATCGCCCTTGTTGTCCTTCCAGGAAACAACAATCTTGTCGCCCTTGGCGCCGCCCTTGAACTTGAATGCCATGTACGGATTTTTGGATACGGATGGGCCAAACTCACTGGACAGCACGACCTTGTCGTTATGCTTGGCCGTCAGTTCGGTAATGAACCAGGCCGGCACAATGGCCCCGGCGGCATCCTTGCGCTGGCCGGTTTCCATTTCGTGGCTGATCAGTACCTTGACTTCGGTCACGCCATCCTTGTTGGCGGCGCGGATTTTCATTGGATTTGCCATATCGATCTCCTAAATTTTTAAATGTCGTTACCGATCAGCCGCCGCAGCCGCCCAGGGTGACCTTGATTTCCTTGGTCGCCATGAAGAACTTGCCATCCGATTTGACCAGGGCATAGATGTTCGACGTCTGGCCCATCTTGACGCGGGTCTGGACATTGGCTTCGGTGCCTTCCGGCAGATTGAAGCTGGCGGCCAGCGCATTCGGGTTCTTTTCGATCAGGATGGCAACCATGGTCACGTTGGGCAGCGTGGACGCCACGCCAACCGGTACGACAGCACCGTTTTCGGCAATATCCGGGCCGGTCACCTGGACATCCTTGCTATCGGCCGGCGCACCGGCACCCAGCGCCTTCAGCGTATCGGCCATGCTCTTGGCGTCAAAAGCCGCCTTGTTCCAGTCAGCCAGAGCCATGCCCGGAGTGATGATGCCTGCGGCGGCGAGAATGCTCATCAGGGCAGCGCCCGAACCAGCCTTCAATACATTGCGACGTTGCTTGTTCATAACTTCTCCTCTCAGAAATTGATTTACTTCGCGCCGGACAGAATCCACTTGACCAGTGTCTTCAAGTCCTCATCCTTCAGGTGCCCATTCGGCGGCATCGGGACCGCCCCCCAGACGCCCTGCCCGCCAGCCTTGACCTTGGCCACCAGGCGATCCTCTGCATCGGGCTGGTCCTTGTAGCGGGCCAGCACTTCGTTGTAGCCAGGACCAACGATCTTGTTATTGACGCCATGGCAGGCCATGCAGCCGTTCTTGGTCGCTATTTCCATCGCCGGATTGGCCGCCGGTTTGGTTGTCGCTGCCGGCGAACCAAGCGTGCGGGTGCCACGCACCGGGCCGAAGGAGCGGTATTGATCGGCCAGTTCGCCGTGGGCTGTGCGGGCATAATCCGGCAAGGTGGAACCGATCAGCACGTCGCTCTTGCAGTTCTTCATGCAGGCCGTGTTCTTGACGTCCGGCGTGCCGCCGTTGCCGATACCGCCTTTTTGGGCCGAAGCACCCGGCCACATGCCGTGGTCGGTCGTCATGCCGTTACGGTTGGGCAGCAGCTTTTGCACATCGCCCATATTCTTGTCGGACAACTCGAAATCGCCGGGGACGATTTCCTGCAAATTCAGCAAGTAAGCCAGGATGGCGTAGACATCGTCCGGTTTCAGCGACTTCGGTGCCGTCCAGGGCATGGCGCGCTGGATATAGTCGAAAACGGTTGAAATGGTAGCCACCTTGGTAAACGTCGTACGCTGCGGCAACTCACCGGAAGACAGCCCCTTGACCCGGCCGGTCTTGATATCGTCCTTGGTCGTGCCGCCGGCCAGCGGCGTGAATACCTCGTTCGACTCACCGAACGAACCATGGCACGAAGCACATTTTTCTTCGAAAACCTCCTGGCCGCGCTCGACATTACCCTTGCCCTTCGGCAAGCCCTTGAAGTCTGGGCGTACGTCGATGTCCCAAGCCTTGACTTCAGCCGGCGTCGCCTGGCGCCCGACTCCCTTGAAGTTATCGAAAGGCAATGCTGCGGTCGACACCCCGAAAATGGCTAAAACGAGAACCGATTTAGAGAACCTGGACATTGGTGACCTCCCCGCTTTCAATGACTTTCCAGGACTGGATGGCGTTGTTGTGATAAATCGACTTGGTCCCGCGTACCTTGCGAAGCTGGCCATAACTCGGCTGGACATAGCCGGTTTCATCGATTGCCCGCGACTGCAAGATCGCCGGTTTACCATCCCACACCCAGTTGATGTTGAAGCGGGTCAGCGCCTTGTTTTGCACCGGACCTTCGATCCGTGCGGTCTGCCAGTTGATGCCGCCATCGAAAGAAACATCAACCTGCTTGATGCGACCGCGGCCCGACCAGGCCAGACCGGTGACGTTGTAGAACCCCTTGTCGAGCAGCGTCTGACCGCCCGATGGCGAGGTAATCACCGACTTGGCTTCCTGGATGGAACTGTACTGACGATGCAGGCCATTCGGCTGCAGGTCGATGTAATGCACAGCTTCATCCTTGGTCGCATACGGCTTGTCACCGACTTCGATGCGACGCAGCCATTTGACCCAGGAAACCCCCTGAACGCCAGGCACGATGAGGCGCAGCGGATAACCGTTTTCCGGCCGCAGCATTTCACCATTCTGACCATAAGCAACGAAAACCTCACCGGACTCGACCATTTCCATCGGAATGGTCCGCGTCATCGACGAGCCATCGGCGCCTTCGGCCAGCACATAGCGGGCTTTCTTGTAATCGACGCCACAGTCTTCGAGCAGCAGTTTGAGCGGCACCCCGGTAAACTCTGAACAGGACAGCATGCCATGGGTGTATTGCACGGTCGGAACGGCAACATTGCCCCACTCCAACCCGGTATTCGCGCCGCATTCGATAAAGTGAATGCGCGATACCGAAGGCAGGCGCATCAGTTCATCCATCGTGTAAACCTTGGGCTTTTTCAGCAGCGAATCATCAGAACCATTGATCATCAGGCGATGCCGGGCCGGATCGACATCCTGCCAGCCCTGGTGATGGCGCTCAAAATGCAGTCCAGACGGTGTAATGATGCCAAACAGCCCTTGTAGCGGTGCAAATGAAACCGAAGCACCGCCCACTCGTGCCAATCCGGGAGACTCACGACGCAGAAGCTGGCTTTCAAATTTCGACGGCATGCCATAAGGATTGGTTGCTACCGGTTTGCCAAGAGTCGTGGACCATTCCGGCAGCTCCAGGATATTGCGATCCCCTTCGCTGGCCGCACGCGCCGCCAGCGGCATGGCCAGGGTTGCCCCTGCAGCCATAAAACTTTTGCGCAGAAAATCACGTCGCCCCGCAGCCACAGCCTTGACCTGCGCCTCCGACAGAAAGTTTTCCGGGGCATGCTTCAGGCGCCCAGGTTGTTTCACTATATCGACCATAGAGTTGATCCCCCTCCGTTTATTGAATTTGAATTACCGCTTGTTGCGGCTGCTCAATCCCATCTGTTCGCCCAGGTCCCGACTTGCCACCGTGATGCTGACCGTCCGGCAAATATCAACAAAATTTGGATCGATCACGCGGTACAGAACTGAACTTCCTTCCCGCCGCCGTTCAACCACGCCGGCGCGATAAAGAATGTTCAGGTGGCGAGAAATGTTGGCTTGCGTCAGACCGATTTTTTCAACGACTTCGTGAACCGGCCGCTCCTCCATGCAAAGACAGGAAAGGATGCGCAGACGCGTCGGATCGGCCAGCAATCCAAAGTAATGCGCCACCTGTTCGTAGACCTGAAGAGCTTCGTCCATGCCGTTTTTTTGATTTAGATTAACAATCAATGTATAACTGCATACTTATATAGTCAACTACTAATATGTTGCGATGTAGCATGCAATTTGGGCTAAAGGGCTTTACCCTTGAGCCTGTGCTGATCCAGAAAAACAAAAATCGGCTATAAACCCTGTCACCATCACTCAGAGGAGATGTCTCGATGAAACTGCTATCTACCGCCGCTGCGGTGTGCCTGATTGCCACAAGTAGCGTGGCATACGCTGCTGATCCCAACCTTGGTCGCAATCTGGCTGCCACCTGTGCAAATTGTCATGGCACCAACGGCAACGCAGTCAAGGGCGCCGGACTGGATTCTCTGGCCGGCATCCCCAAAGACAAGACTCTCCAGAAACTGGCTGATTTCAAGAATGGCGACAAACCCGCATCGATCATGCACCAGATTTCCAAGGGTTACACCGACGAGCAACTGGACCTGATTGCCACCTATTTCGCCGCACAAAAATAAGGGGAGAACAAAATGATGCTGATGAAACGACGTGATTTCCTGAAAATGGGGGCAGCAGCCAGCGCGATGGCCTCGATGTACGGCTGCGGCGCCATGGGTGGCAAGGCAAACGGTCATGTAGTCGTGGTAGGTGGGGGCTATGGCGGTGCAACTGTCGCCAAGTATCTGCGCATGTGGAGCGAGGGCGGCGTGCACGTCACGCTGATCGAACGTAATCCGACGTTTATTTCATGCCCGATTTCCAATCTGGTCATCGGTGGCACAAAAACGATGGAAGACATCACCGTCAGTTACGAAAACCTCAAAAGCAAATGGGGCGTACGTGTCGTCCAGGATGAGGTTCTCGCGGTCGACGCGGCAAAACGCACGGTTTCGCTCAAATCCGGCGCCTCCCTGAATTACGATCGCCTCGTACTCTCACCGGGGGTCGATTTCATGTGTGATGAAATCCCCGGCCTCAAAGGCGCGGATGCTCAAGCCCAAATTCTGCATGCCTGGAAAGCTGGCCCGCAGACAGTTGCCCTGCGCAAACAGCTGGAATCGATGAAAGATGGCGGCACCTACGCCATCTCCATTCCCAAAGCACCCTACCGTTGCCCGCCCGGCCCCTACGAGCGCGCTTGCCTGGTTGCCGATTATTTCAAAAAGAACAAACCCAAATCAAAGGTTGTCATTCTTGACGCCAATGAGGACGTCATGTCCAAAAAGGCCCTGTTCACCAAGGCCTGGGGCGATCTCTACAAAGGCATGATCGAGTATCGCAACAACAGTGAGGTGAAAGACGTTGAAGTGGCCAGCAACACCGCAATCCTTGAATTCGACAAGTTCAAGGCGGATGTGCTGAACGTCATCCCACCGCACCGTGCTGGCGATATCGCCCACAAATCAGGCATCAAGCTGATCAACAATCGCTGGGTCGATATCAACTGGCTGAGCATGGAGTCCACCAGTACGCCAGGAATTCATGTCCTGGGTGATGCCATCTTCCCTGCCCCAACGATGCCGAAATCCGGCCACATGGCAAATCAACACGGCAAGCTGGCTGCTGCAGCCATCCTTAACCTGATGGCCGGGTTGGAACCTAATCCGGCCCCCGTGGTGATGAATACCTGCTACAGCTTCGTCGATGCCAAAAACGTGATTCACGTTGCATCCGTGCACCAGTACGACGCTGCGACCAAGACCGTGCAACCAGTCAAGGGAGCCGGTGGAGTCTCTGCGGCACGCAACGAACTGGAAGGCAAGGTTGCCATGGGTTGGGCAAAAAATATCTGGGCTGACATGCTGACCTGAACGCGGGTCGCAGCCATTGAAAAAGGCCGCAAATGCGGCCTTTTTTGTCGACTGTCTTGAATCTCAATCCAGCGTTGCGATGTACTCGGCAACAGCATGCGTTTCGAGTTCCGAGAGTTTGGATGCAATGGTGTGCATCACCGCATTGTCGTTGGTGCGTTCCCGCTTGTTGAACTGCTTCAACTGGTCTTCGATGTAACGTGGGTGCTGCCCAGCCAGGCGTGGCAACAGCGGCGTACCGTAGCCCTTGGCACCATGGCAACTGGCGCAGGAAGGCAGACCGGAAAACTGGTTGCCGCGGGTAAAGATGAATTTTCCGACGGCAAGCAATTCGGCATCCTTACCTTGCCTGGGCTTGGCTGTCTTGCCTTCAAAAAAAGCACCGAGTGACTTCATTTCCTCCGGCGTCAGTTCGTCAGCCTGCGGCTTCATCGTGTCGCTCTTGCGCTTGCCGGACTTGAAGTCGCCCAATTGCTTCGCAATGTACTCGGAGTGCTGTCCGGCCAGTCTCGGGAAAACCGCGCTGGCAGACTCACCTTCGAGTCCGTGACAAAGAAAACAGCGCCCGGAAACGATCTCCGTAGCCCTTGCCTGGTCCGCCTTTGCATCAGCAAAAACAGGGGCATTCAGTACGGAGAGCAAGGCCCCTGCACATAACAGAAGAGTTTTTTTATTTCCCATGCAGCCACCCCATTGATTAAATATTAGTTGTTTATTATTAAATAATAATTCGCTTACACTTAGCTTTCAATCGAATACGGAAAAAGCTTCCGCTACCAGCAAAAATACCATTCAGACAATCAAGTACGAATTTTACGCTGCGATTGCCAGGAGACATTGATGAACCGCCGTCGTTTTCTTCAAAGTACAGCTGCTTTTTCAACCCTCTCAACGATTGAATTCACGCCTTGGCAAACAATCAGTGCATTTGCCAGGGAGGTTGATGATTTTGTCCGCGGTCCGGTCGTGAAAGACCATCCGCTCGTGCAAGTCTCGAAACATGTCTGGATGATCCACTCACCCGATGGTTTCCCTACCCCGGAAAACCAGGGGATGATGTGCAACATCACTTTTGTGAATACCGCCAAAGGGTTGATCGTCGTGGACTCCGGGGCCTCGGTACAAATCGGCGAGATGGCCATCAGGCAAGCTCGGCAGGCCTTCAAGAAGCCTGTCGTGGCAATCATCAACACCCATTACCACGGCGATCATTGGCTCGGCAATCACGCTTACGTTGAAACTTACGGTGAAAGCCTCCCGATCTACGCCCATCCAGGAACAATCAAGGCGGTACAAGGGGTTCAAGGCAACATGTGGCGAACTTTGATGGAGCAATGGACGAACCAGGCCACCTTGGGTACACGCGTGGTGCCACCAACTCATCCTCTGGAACATGGCAGCGAATTGAAATACGGTGACGTAACGCTGCGCATGCATCACTTCGGAACCGTGCACACCCCCTATGATCTGTGTGTCGAGGTGCTGGAGGACAAACTGGTACTGGTGGGTGATGTCGCAATGGACCGGCGAATTGCCAACATGGACGATGGCTCTTATCTCGGTACGCTGAAAGCCTACGAAGGACTGGAAAAGACAGGCGCCAATCTCTGGCTTCCCGGGCATGGAAAAGCCAGCGCCCAGGTTCTGCAATGGAATCGCGAATTATTCGAGGGCATTTATCGTCCGTGCGAGCAAGCCATCAAGGATGGCCTGGGACTTGAAGAAGCCAAGAAACTGGTTCTCAAGGATTCGCGTGTTGCCAGCCGCTCGCTCGACACCAAAGGTTTTGACAGCAACATCGGAAAATATGTGAGCCTGGCCTACCTTGAAGCAGAAGCTGCCGGATTTTGACCCTTCCCTTATTCATCCTCAAAGAGAAAACACATGCGATTGATAACCTTGCTGATCGCCTTGATGACCACCTTCGGCGCACAGGCCGAAACCCCGAAACTACAGGCTGCCAAACTACTTCATGACAAATCCTGTACCAGTTGCCACATCCGCATGTATGGTCAGGATGGCAGCAAGATGTACACCCGTGACGGTCGTCTGCTCTCCAATAAACTGGAGATACAACAACGGGTTGCTTCATGCAATGCCACGGTCAACGCCGGCTGGTTCCCGGAAGAGGAAGAAAGCGTCGCAGACTGGTTAAACAAGCACTACTACCGGTTCGACAACTGAAATGCTGCAAAAGCCCTGCAAGCCTCGGCACTTCCTGATCTGTTCTTTGTTGTTCTGTTGCCTGACAGCCGGCCTCTGCTCGGCTTTTGCGCAGGTAACTCAAATCGACAAAGCACATGATCTGCAAAGTGAATCTCGCCTTGCCTACCAAAAAAGAGGGCCACTCATCATTCTGTTCAGTCGCCAGGACTGCAAGTTTTGCGAGATTGTCAGGCGAGATCACTTGAAACCACTGTTGCAGGACCCCCGTTATAAAAACAGGATTGTCATCCGGCAAATAGACCAGGGCAGCGGGATGCCACTGACGGATTTCAACGGTCGATCATCGACTCACGCCACATTTACCCGCCAGGAAAAAATAGGTTTTGTCCCGGTGGTGGCTTTTTATGGCCCCGGTGGCGAGCCGCTTGCTACACCGATCGTCGGATTGCGTTTGCCCGATTTTTATCAAGGCTATCTTGAAGATGCGATCGACAAATCAGCAGACATGCTTGGCGCCATCAGTCGGGATCTGTCCCGAAGCCGCTGAACAACAGCGCTTTTACCCTCCAAAAGCCCGAACGAGCTTCATCGTCTTCCTCAATTCATCGTAGTCGCTATCGTTGCTTGGCAAAAAACCATTGCGGTCAATGTATTCCAAGGCTGCTCCTTTCATCGAAAAAAGGG
The sequence above is drawn from the Dechloromonas sp. TW-R-39-2 genome and encodes:
- a CDS encoding cytochrome c, with amino-acid sequence MGNKKTLLLCAGALLSVLNAPVFADAKADQARATEIVSGRCFLCHGLEGESASAVFPRLAGQHSEYIAKQLGDFKSGKRKSDTMKPQADELTPEEMKSLGAFFEGKTAKPRQGKDAELLAVGKFIFTRGNQFSGLPSCASCHGAKGYGTPLLPRLAGQHPRYIEDQLKQFNKRERTNDNAVMHTIASKLSELETHAVAEYIATLD
- a CDS encoding MBL fold metallo-hydrolase, which encodes MNRRRFLQSTAAFSTLSTIEFTPWQTISAFAREVDDFVRGPVVKDHPLVQVSKHVWMIHSPDGFPTPENQGMMCNITFVNTAKGLIVVDSGASVQIGEMAIRQARQAFKKPVVAIINTHYHGDHWLGNHAYVETYGESLPIYAHPGTIKAVQGVQGNMWRTLMEQWTNQATLGTRVVPPTHPLEHGSELKYGDVTLRMHHFGTVHTPYDLCVEVLEDKLVLVGDVAMDRRIANMDDGSYLGTLKAYEGLEKTGANLWLPGHGKASAQVLQWNRELFEGIYRPCEQAIKDGLGLEEAKKLVLKDSRVASRSLDTKGFDSNIGKYVSLAYLEAEAAGF
- a CDS encoding cytochrome c, which produces MRLITLLIALMTTFGAQAETPKLQAAKLLHDKSCTSCHIRMYGQDGSKMYTRDGRLLSNKLEIQQRVASCNATVNAGWFPEEEESVADWLNKHYYRFDN